From the genome of Seriola aureovittata isolate HTS-2021-v1 ecotype China chromosome 6, ASM2101889v1, whole genome shotgun sequence, one region includes:
- the LOC130170944 gene encoding carnitine O-acetyltransferase-like, translated as MCDLPTFERAVHLEMVCSLNTDACIHAIRRFACRRGQAKLGVMKPCTLGKPVAAGRNLTQQNIVPSLPVPPLKQTCELYLSFLEPIVEAEELKQTEILVEEFLKAGGVGERLQRGLERKASNTENWLTDDYVKFEYLDRRKPVVVYSNHGMVLPHMNFRNKQEQIRFAAEVTSGCLNVKTMVDNDTLPVEYMGGKPLCMKQYDRVLSSCRIPGPKTDTLVFHAKTSNAPKHISVVHNCQFFVLDVYNSDGTLLTVDQLYVQLERICKASPQTTTEPVGILTTQNRDVWSRTYSSLIQDETNKESLSAIERSIFTVCLDRATPQEPDEMRHSAILQILHGGGSQCNSGNRWFDKGLQFVIGEDGTCGANGSHSAADGTACMGLADHTVAFMMKPKMTQSRTEPLPLPKKLQFKITPEIKKDIEEAKQHIDRMARDLNLRVTVFEHFGKNYLKAHKMSPDAFVQMALQLAYYRMYQQCCSTFEPASLRMFKLGRVAGIHSTSKASATFVKAFDDPNIKNSVKVDLLDKAIKAHKWYTHMAVNGQAIEGHLLGLRMQTGEENISMPELFTDSSFTKAFNYQISTSQVISKSSSLPCVGPETPDIYDVCYSVLSDRISLIVSRFEPPNTCKVKNAECLIEAMVDALLDMRTMLELQEAV; from the exons GCAAAGTTGGGCGTGATGAAACCTTGTACCTTGGGGAAGCCAGTAGCAGCTGGCAGAAACCTGACTCAGCAGAACATAGTGCCCAGTCTGCCTGTCCCACCTCTGAAGCAGACCTGTGAGCTCTACCTCAGCTTCCTGGAGCCCATCGTGGAGGCGGAGGAGCTGAAGCAAACAGAGATTTTGGTGGAAGAGTTTCTGAAAGCAGGGGGGGTCGGAGAGAGACTGCAGAGAGGCCTGGAGAGGAAAGCAAGCAACACTGAGAACTGG TTAACAGATGACTATGTGAAGTTTGAGTATCTGGACAGACGGAAGCCTGTGGTGGTTTATTCAAACCACGGGATGGTCCTTCCCCACATGAACTTCAGGAATAAACAGGAACAAataag GTTTGCTGCTGAAGTAACATCAGGTTGTCTGAATGTAAAGACAATGGTTGACAA tgaCACATTACCAGTGGAGTACATGGGAGGGAAGCCACTGTGTATGAAGCAGTACGACCGGGTGTTGTCATCCTGCCGTATCCCCGGTCCAAAGACGGACACTCTGGTGTTCCACGCCAAGACCTCCAACGCCCCCAAACACATCAGTGTGGTACACAACTGCCAG TTTTTTGTGCTGGACGTGTACAATAGTGATGGGACTCTGCTAACAGTGGATCAGCTCTATGTTCAGCTGGAGAGGATCTGTAAGGCCTCACCACAGACCACCACAGAGCCTGTCGGCATTCTCACCACCCAGAACCGAGACGTCTGGAGCAGAACCTACAGCAGCCTCATCCAGG ATGAGACCAACAAAGAATCACTGTCAGCTATCGAGAGGAGCatctttactgtgtgtttggACAGAGCAACCCCCCAAGAGCCTGATGAGATGCGTCACAGTGCTATTCTGCAGATACTGCATGGAGGAGGCAGCCAGTGTAACAGTGGAAACCGATGGTTTGATAAGGGGTTGCAG tTCGTTATTGGAGAAGATGGGACGTGTGGTGCGAACGGCTcacactctgctgctgatggtACAGCCTGTATGGGGTTAGCTGACCATACTGTAGCATTCAT GATGAAGCCAAAGATGACTCAGTCTCGCACGGAGCCTCTGCCCCTGCCCAAGAAACTACAATTCAAAATCACGCCTGAGATCAAAAAGGACATTGAGGAGGCCAAGCAGCACATTGACAG AATGGCCCGAGACCTGAATCTGAGGGTTACAGTGTTTGAGCACTTTGGGAAAAATTACTTGAAGGCCCACAAGATGAGCCCAGATGCTTTTGTACAGATGGCTTTACAGCTGGCCTACTACAG GATGTACCAGCAGTGCTGTTCGACGTTTGAACCCGCTTCCCTGCGTATGTTCAAACTGGGCCGTGTAGCTGGGATCCATTCAACCTCGAAAGCATCCGCCACCTTTGTCAAGGCCTTTGATGACCCCAACATAaag AACTCAGTGAAGGTGGATTTATTGGACAAAGCTATAAAAGCTCACAAGTGGTACACTCACATG GCAGTCAATGGTCAGGCAATAGAAGGACACCTATTGGGTTTGAGGATGCAGACTGGGGAGGAAAACATCTCCATGCCTGAACTCTTCACAGACAGCTCCTTCACCAAAGCCTTTAACTATCAAATCTCTACAAGTCAG GTAATATCAAAGTCCAGCAGTCTACCATGTGTTGGCCCTGAAACCCCCGACATATACGATGTGTGCTACAGTGTTCTGAGCGATCGCATCAGCTTAATAGTGTCCCGCTTTGAACCTCCCAACACCTGCAAAGTAAAAAATGCAGAATGTCTCATAGAAGCCATGGTGGATGCACTGTTGGACATGAGGACAATGCTGGAACTCCAAGAGGCAGTCTGA